The Phoenix dactylifera cultivar Barhee BC4 chromosome 12, palm_55x_up_171113_PBpolish2nd_filt_p, whole genome shotgun sequence genome has a window encoding:
- the LOC103715059 gene encoding sulfoquinovosyl transferase SQD2: MLPASHCYSVPAGIYSEEHQLESLRSLLPPRSSQSFSKLPNQSPPAPRPYDMSINLSSFPFSPTSPPPLSPAPPLLPCSSCALSWVARSPCFSREARRLAVCQKKRRRAAVLVSASARKMTIEEIKEQEVEEAPPLLEDAEANSRPRRIALFVEPSPFAYVSGYKNRFQNFIKYLREMGDEVIVVTTHKGVPQEFHGAKLIGSWSFPCPWYQKVPLSLALSPRIISEVAKFKPDIIHASSPGVMVFGALIIAKLLCVPIVMSYHTHVPIYIPRYTFSWLVKPMWLIIKFLHRAADLTLVPSAAIGRDLQAARVTAAHKIRLWNKGVDSESFHPRYRSHEMRSRLSNGEPEKPLIIHVGRLGVEKSLDFLKGVMDRLSGARIAFIGDGPYRPELEQLFSGMPAVFTGMLQGEELSQAYASGDIFVMPSESETLGLVVLEAMSSGIPVVAARAGGIPEIIAEDQEGKTSFLFTPGDLDDCVNKIESLLSCKEFREAMGRTAREEMEKYDWKAATRKIRNEHYNAAIWFWRKKRAQLLRPIQWLVRRFFRSPQVNYG, encoded by the exons ATGCTCCCGGCATCGCATTGTTATTCCGTCCCCGCAGGAATATACTCGGAAGAGCACCAATTGGAGAGTCTCAGATCCCTCCTTCCCCCCCGCTCTTCACAGTCTTTTAGCAAACTCCCCAATCAATCGCCCCCAGCGCCGCGCCCCTACGACATGTCTATaaatctttcttccttccccttctctcccacgtctcctcctcctctttctcctgccccccctcttctcccttgttCTTCTTGTGCTCTGTCTTGGGTTGCAAGAAGCCCCTGCTTCTCGCGGGAAGCGCGGCGTCTCGCCGTATGCCAAAAGAAGCGGAGGAGAGCGGCGGTCTTGGTGTCGGCATCGGCGAGGAAGATGACGATAGAAGAGATAAAGGAACAGGAGGTCGAGGAAGCGCCACCGCTGTTGGAGGATGCCGAGGCCAACTCCAGGCCTCGACGCATTGCTCTCTTCGTCGAGCCCTCTCCCTTCGC CTATGTTTCTGGATACAAGAACCGGTTTCAGAATTTCATCAAATACTTGCGTGAAATGGGAGATGAG GTCATCGTCGTGACTACCCACAAAGGAGTTCCTCAGGAGTTCCATGGAGCAAAACTGATCGGTTCATGGAG TTTTCCCTGCCCATGGTATCAAAAGGTTCCACTTTCTCTGGCACTTAGCCCTAGAATAATATCAGAGGTGGCAAAGTTCAAGCCGGACATAATTCATGCATCTTCACCTGGAGTCATG GTATTTGGTGCTCTTATAATTGCTAAATTGCTTTGTGTCCCAATAGTGATGTCATATCACACCCATGTTCCAAT ATACATTCCCAGGTACACATTCAGCTGGTTGGTGAAGCCTATGTGGTTGATTATAA AGTTCCTTCACAGAGCTGCTGATCTTACGTTAGTGCCTTCAGCTGCTATTGGCAGGGATCTTCAAGCCGCTCGTGTGACAGCAG CTCACAAGATACGCCTTTGGAACAAAGGTGTTGATTCTGAAAGTTTCCACCCTCGGTACCGCAGCCATGAAATGCGCTCAAGGCTAAG TAATGGTGAACCTGAAAAGCCATTGATAATTCATGTTGGACGCTTAGGAGTTGAAAAAAGTTTGGATTTTCTCAAAGG AGTTATGGATAGGCTGTCAGGAGCAAGAATTGCCTTTATTGGAGATGGACCATACAG GCCTGAACTGGAGCAGCTGTTCTCAGGCATGCCTGCGGTGTTCACAGGAATGCTGCAAGGTGAGGAGCTTTCACAGGCGTATGCCAGTGGTGACATCTTTGTGATGCCTTCGGAGTCTGAGACCCTTGGGCTTGTCGTGCTGGAGGCCATGTCATCTGGGATTCCTGTGGTTGCGGCTCGAGCAGGTGGAATACCAGAGATTATAGCAGAAGATCAGGAGGGCAAAACCAGCTTCCTATTTACTCCCGGAGACCTTGATGACTGTGTGAACAAGATCGAAAGCCTACTCTCTTGCAAGGAATTCAGAGAGGCCATGGGGCGAACTGCACGGGAAGAAATGGAGAAGTATGACTGGAAAGCAGCCACCCGGAAGATACGCAATGAGCACTACAATGCAGCCATCTGGTTCTGGCGGAAGAAGAGGGCGCAGCTGCTCAGACCCATTCAGTGGTTGGTCAGAAGGTTTTTCCGATCGCCACAAGTCAATTATGGTTGA